The genome window ATGGGAAGACGACACTCACCAGTGCTATAACTCTTGTATTAAGCAAGAAAGGGCAGGCACAGTTCACCAAGTATGAAGAGATAGACAAGGCACCGGAAGAGAAAGAGAGAGGGTTAACAATCAACATATCTCACATAGAATACCAGACAGAGAAGAGGCATTATGCACACATAGAT of bacterium contains these proteins:
- a CDS encoding GTP-binding protein — its product is MAKEKFIRSKPHVNVGTIGHVDHGKTTLTSAITLVLSKKGQAQFTKYEEIDKAPEEKERGLTINISHIEYQTEKRHYAHID